In Bubalus bubalis isolate 160015118507 breed Murrah chromosome 3, NDDB_SH_1, whole genome shotgun sequence, a genomic segment contains:
- the ARMC7 gene encoding armadillo repeat-containing protein 7 isoform X4: MAQKPKVDPHVGRLGYLQALVTEFQQTQSQDAKEQVLANLANFAYDPGNYQYLRQLQVLDLFLDSLSEENETLVEFAIGICSFWKSITE; this comes from the exons ATGGCCCAGAAGCCGAAGGTAGACCCCCACGTCGGTCGGCTGGGGTACCTGCAGGCGCTGGTCACGGAATTCCAGCAGACGCAGAGCCAAG ACGCCAAGGAGCAAGTGCTGGCCAACCTCGCCAACTTCGCCTATGACCCCGGTAACTACCAGTATCTGCGGCAGCTGCAGGTCTTGGATTTATTCCTCGATTCGCTGTCGGAAGAGAATGAGACCCTGGTGGAGTTTGCTATTG GGATTTGTTCCTTCTGGAAAAGCATCACTGAGTGA
- the ARMC7 gene encoding armadillo repeat-containing protein 7 isoform X1 codes for MAQKPKVDPHVGRLGYLQALVTEFQQTQSQDAKEQVLANLANFAYDPGNYQYLRQLQVLDLFLDSLSEENETLVEFAIGGLCNLCADRANREHILQAGGVPLIVNCLSSPSEETVLSAVTALMGLGSPGARPHPELTARPVVQCMLRFSLSASARLRNLAQIFLEDFCSPSQVAEARSWRADAALGIPLPRTEGPQQS; via the exons ATGGCCCAGAAGCCGAAGGTAGACCCCCACGTCGGTCGGCTGGGGTACCTGCAGGCGCTGGTCACGGAATTCCAGCAGACGCAGAGCCAAG ACGCCAAGGAGCAAGTGCTGGCCAACCTCGCCAACTTCGCCTATGACCCCGGTAACTACCAGTATCTGCGGCAGCTGCAGGTCTTGGATTTATTCCTCGATTCGCTGTCGGAAGAGAATGAGACCCTGGTGGAGTTTGCTATTG GCGGCCTCTGCAACCTTTGCGCTGACAGGGCCAACAGGGAACACATCCTGCAGGCGGGGGGCGTCCCCCTCATCGTCAACTGCCTGTCCAGCCCCAGCGAGGAGACCGTACTGTCCGCCGTGACCGCGCTCATGGGCCTGGGCTCACCCGGCGCGCGCCCCCACCCCGAGCTGACGGCCCGGCCCGTGGTCCAGTGCATGCTGCGCTTCTCTCTGTCGGCCAGCGCCCGGCTCCGAAACCTGGCCCAGATCTTCCTGGAAGACTTCTGCTCCCCCAGCCAGGTGGCTGAGGCCCGCAGCTGGCGAGCGGATGCCGCCCTGGGGATCCCCCTGCCGAGGACGGAGGGCCCCCAGCAGTCCTGA
- the ARMC7 gene encoding armadillo repeat-containing protein 7 isoform X2: protein MAQKPKVDPHVGRLGYLQALVTEFQQTQSQDAKEQVLANLANFAYDPGNYQYLRQLQVLDLFLDSLSEENETLVEFAIGICTVMKGPRRVRKPGLETRGRGS, encoded by the exons ATGGCCCAGAAGCCGAAGGTAGACCCCCACGTCGGTCGGCTGGGGTACCTGCAGGCGCTGGTCACGGAATTCCAGCAGACGCAGAGCCAAG ACGCCAAGGAGCAAGTGCTGGCCAACCTCGCCAACTTCGCCTATGACCCCGGTAACTACCAGTATCTGCGGCAGCTGCAGGTCTTGGATTTATTCCTCGATTCGCTGTCGGAAGAGAATGAGACCCTGGTGGAGTTTGCTATTG GTATTTGCACTGTGATGAAAGGCCCCAGACGAGTGAGGAAGCCAGGCCTTGAGACGCGTGGACGGGGAAGTTGA